The stretch of DNA AGACATGTATTGGTTTGATATtctatgaaaatataaaaagaaaaaagaatctcATCTCCACCTACTCTTCTTCCCGTTATTTGGCTATTAGAAACAAATTGTTTTGAGTTAGTTCTTCTGATTCAAGGCTAATGAACGGGGCTCCAGAATCTGAAGCCTTGTTTTAGTGTTTGTTGCTTATGCGAGTGATATGCGGAGATTGTATTTTGATCTTTTTAATTCCCGTTGATTGCAGCTGTCTCATATTCTTAATGTTTCCTCTCATTAGTTGCTGGCCTTATTTATTTTGTCGGTCTTTGGTGCAGTTCATATTTTAGCTGATTCAATTGTCCACAAGGCATGGGATCACGCGTCTGCTGGCTAAAGGTAAAAGTTTGGagtatgaaataatttttccttacGGTGTTATGATTTACAGTTATCTTCCTAGGTCATCTATTTCTGGATTTGTATTCTCTAGTTTTAAAGAAATCTAGTTTGAACGGGTTGTAAGAATACTGTAAGCAGTTGATGATTTTGTGTAAGAATGGGatgtctttttttctcaattgaTCCTCCCTCCTTTTGCCTCCACCTGCTATTCTTGGTCTCATTTATGTCCCATAACCTTGccaaataaatttagaaaacgaaaagaaaaaaaaaaaattgttgattttttttaggcAAATATCTGTAAACATTTCCTACCTATAGGAAAGGAAAAACACTGAGCTTTCTAAACTAtggatggagaagaagaagaagggtgaGGAAAATGGGAAGAGAAGTTGAGGTAGACACAGACATTGGAAAAGTATCTAATCAAGGAAATTGATTAGCATaaaaattcaaagttcaaacaattCTTTCCCAGAACAAGAattcaattcttcaaattaaTGGGTTAACtcattcaaaaaaagaaagagttttttttatgtaaCCATCTTAAAACGTCTAAACTAAAAGAAATgtaataaggaagaaaaagaaaagaaatgtaatatatataaattataaaggaCTCCTAGTTGTAAGACTTGTAGCGAAAGACCACCAATAGCACCCAGATAGCGTCCGTATGTTAATGGAATGTACTGCATCAACTTTTTCCAATTCATGATGGGAATCAACCAACCATCAAGCTTAGCCAGCCAGTGTTGATCTTTctttacttctttttctttcctcccttTTTCGTCTCTGTTTcccctcgctctctctctctctctctctctctctctcttcctacTTCTCCCTTAAGTTACCAATTGTTTTCTCAGAGCCAAACTCTGGTTGGGTTTGCCAACCGTCCTACTTTACACAATACCTGAACATTAAGGTCTCATTTGGATTCAGAAAAAAGAAGAGCATGTATATTGTCCAAAATGTACCGCTCTAGTGTATCGTTGCAGAAAATTTTTGTtcacttagtgattaaagaagtgatttaagtgtattagtgtatttttcttattttttaaaaatatttaaaaaaaaatgaaaaaaaaaactaaaaagcaaGAAGCAGTATAAATGAGTGGTGCAACTCAGGTGGTAGAGTAGCACCactcttcaaaaaatatttcatttcatctcattttatcattacaactttttcaaattctcatataaaatataataaacaattcaattttttcaaatctcaaaacaataataatattaaaaaataatattataacaatattttttcaaattttattttttatctaaaactatctcatcaaTCTAAACCAACCCTAATTCTTTGGCTAAATTATGATTATCAATCATCATGCTTCACATCTTAAAACCATGGCAACTTTACgtgtaaaagaagaagaaaaaacataaaaaagcaTGCCATTGCAAATTATTATGAAAAGATTCGACACGTGAAGAACTAAAGGGAAAATCtcacaaaaagagagagaggtcgaGTTTATTTGTTGCCCCAAACATACTTCACACTTAAGTGTGGAAttcaaaaatcaaccatttaacagagaaaaaaaaaagtcataaagTTCATGTGCTCTTTAAATTAACAGAGATAAAGAAATCAAAACCATGTGGAATGCACAAATATATAAGGCTTTATTGAATGTGGTATACGAAAATCatccaaaaattaaatatcatatattttattaaaaaaattatattctgaaTCAATGTgtaaaacatatttaataaaatatttatataaataatttaatttaaaaatttaaattcaaccaATCAAATGTTATCAATAAAACGTTAtctatgaaaaattttatttacagtttcTAATTAGAGACGGTATatgcaaattatttattaaataaaaaaatattattttaataaaaatattattatcattttaaaaaaaattaaaaaaaaataattaaacttacaATAGACGTAGTATTGCTCATAATTATTTCATTCTATTTCATTAGTTATTACATAAAggcaagaataaaaaaagtgatgcaaCCTGTACTGCCGCTGCAGAAGTACTCGTGGCGCTTCACCATTGGTGGACAACACGTACAATCGCATTCTGAGGCAACGACACATCATCAATTACTTGCACAACAAGTCTGAAGCGAACCGATTACTATAAAACAGAGCCATGGAAAACCgaaaaaagggaaaggaaaaaaagaaaaaccattggCTCCGacgaaaattaaaaaggaaacagAGAAAACCGAAAAaaccaaccaaaccaaatagTTGGACAAGTGAAAATGGCAAAGAACTCCGGGGCATCTTCAGCATCGTCATCATCCATGGAGTATCTCCTGATGGAAGATCTTGATTTCATCCAAGTCGAAGAACAGGGCCTGTCTCACTGGGAGTTCGTCAACGCCTCTGACGCCGAGTCTGATCGAGAAGAACTAGAAGAGGAAacagaagaagataaagaaaatcACATCGTAGATGGGATCGATTCATTGGGATCTGAAATCTCCACGCCTATTTGCTTACGGATTGAGCAAATAGaaacacatgatgatgatgtcGATGTGGATAGGAAATGCAATGGTGGGTATTACAGTTATGGTCGTGGGTATGACGGTGATTCTGGGTATGTCGAGAAACAATTTGAAGATGAGGACGAAAacgatgatgatcatgatgggGATGATGAGTATGGCTTGGACGACGAGCTCGTGCCGTGGAATGTGAGCAACAAGATCGGGAGGCAGAGGATGAGGAAATTGGGGAAAAGGGAGTTTCCTAAGATGTACAACTCCAAGAGGTCGCCGTACCTGTTTGTGAGGCCTGGCTGTGTGCGTGGCAAGTATGGCCTGGGCTTGAAGCACAATTTCTGAGTGGGGTAATATGAAAATTGTGGGCAAAAGAAAGCGATTCAAGAGTTGGTGATTTCTTCTAGATTTGGTTTCCAAGTGTAACTATTTTTCTCTGGGTAAGTAGCTTGTTAATTTTAGGGTCTGGACTCTGGTACTTGTCTTAGTTTCTCTGGTTGCTATGTAAATGGCTTATTATATTTCGTCTTCTATGAATATCTTTAACTTTTAGTGGAAAACTTGATTGcgtatataaataatgaatatcTAAATGTTGTCGTTGCTGTTGGAGTTGGAATGTTCTTGCAAATTC from Juglans microcarpa x Juglans regia isolate MS1-56 chromosome 3S, Jm3101_v1.0, whole genome shotgun sequence encodes:
- the LOC121258817 gene encoding protein bfr2-like, encoding MAKNSGASSASSSSMEYLLMEDLDFIQVEEQGLSHWEFVNASDAESDREELEEETEEDKENHIVDGIDSLGSEISTPICLRIEQIETHDDDVDVDRKCNGGYYSYGRGYDGDSGYVEKQFEDEDENDDDHDGDDEYGLDDELVPWNVSNKIGRQRMRKLGKREFPKMYNSKRSPYLFVRPGCVRGKYGLGLKHNF